In Leclercia pneumoniae, the genomic window CACGCTTGCGGCCGTTGAAGAGAAGCTGGGCGACAGCGAGCTGTACGATCAGAGCCGCAAGGCCGAGCTGACGGACTGCCTGCAAACCCAGGCCAAAACCAAATCCAGCCTCGAAGAGTGTGAGATGGCGTGGCTGGACGCCCAGGAACAGCTGGAAGCGATGCTACAGGCCGACTAAACCGCCGGGAGGAGTATGAGTTTCGATACCACGAGCGACATTACATTTCGCAAGCTCAGCATCTTCATGACGTTCATGGAGAAGGGCAATATCGCGCGTACCGCCGAAACTCTGGGCCTCAGCGGTGTCAGCGTGCACCGCGCGCTGCACACCCTGGAAGAGAACGTGCGCTGCCCGCTCTTCACCCATAAGGGGCGCAACCTGATTGCGCTCCCCTCCGCCTGGACGCTGCTGGAGTATTGCCAGGAGGTGATGCAGGTCATGGCGCGCGGCGTGGAAGAGTCCCGTAAAATTGCCGGTATAGGTCAGGGACGGCTGCGCGTCGGCACGCTTTATTCGCTAACGCTGGAGACCGTGCCGCGCCTGATCATGGGCATGAAGCTGCGCCGTCCGGATCTGGAGATGGATCTGACGATGGGCTCCAACGAAACGTTACTGCATATGCTGGACGAAGGCTCGCTGGACGCGATTTTGATCTCCATTTCCGAAAGCGATATCGATCGTAACAGTCTTGAAGTGCTTCCCCTGTTCCACGACGACATTTTCCTTGCCGCACCGGCGTCTGCGTCCCTCAACACCGGCGAGCTGGCCGACCTGCGTGATTATAAAGATCAGAAATTCGTCGCGCTTGCAGAAGGGTTCGCCACCTACGCCGGGTTCCAGGAAGCGTTCCACATCGCCGGATTCGAGCCGGAAATCGTCACGCGTGTGAACGACATTTTCTCTATGTTGAGCCTGGTGCAGGCGGGGGTCGGCTTTACGCTGATGCCGGGCAGGATGAAGAAAGTGTATGAGAACTCGGTGCAGCTACTGAAGCTGGCGCAGCCGTATCAGATGCAGCAGTTGATCGCCATCGTCTTTGCCCGCAACCGCGAGCAGGATCCCAGCCTGCGCGCACTGGCCGCCGAAGGGCGGATGTATGCGCGAAGCCTCACAGCAGATACCTCGGCCCCGTAAGCCTGGTGCATTCCCCCTGTTCCAGGGTTTACTAAAACTGAACGCCACGTTTGACTTATCATCCGTTATCTCTGAATATCCACAAAAACAACATGGCTTATAGCAGGAACAGGATGTTCACACTCTATATGAAATGGGATGCGGGCTGTGATCTAGCACCGGGTGATATTCAGTTCATCCTCACGCCACGCGATGCACTGGAAATGGCAAGCGTATTTTATGAACTGGATTATCTAAAATATGACCCTCAAACCCGTTTTCAACATTTTACCATCCCCAGGCGACGTGACGGCGTATACCACCGCTTCGCGGCACAGCCATACAAACGCAAGCGCCACATTGAATACGACGGCCTTTATGATGAAGTAAAATGGAATCTAGAGCATGGCTGGATGGTTGGCGTAAACACCGCAGAGAAGTGGGACCGTTTCCGCAACCCCTTCTTCTTCGATGACGACGGTAATCTGGTTTATGACTGTTTCATGGACAGCTATAGCGACAGTTTCCAGCGAGAAGTACGGAATATTTACGAACATTGCCTGAACGCACACCCGGGACGAAAACCTGCTCCGACCATTAAACAACATGATTCCGATGCTCCCGTACAGCACGCACAGGCCACCAAAACCATTAACAGCAAAGCAGCCGGACGATTACTGGCGGCAGGTGGAATCTACAACGGCAACATTGAAGGCTTTAGGCAAACAGCGGAGCAACTTGGTGGTGATGCGCCAGCCGGATACACTGAAGTCATGGACAATAAGGGGCTAATCATTGCTGGCGCTTCTGTCGCTGCGGGATTTGGTCTTAGTCGACTAGGTACGGCAAGTGAGCTTTCTGAACTGGAGAATCTCCATGTTCTTGGAAAGGTCGAGGGTGAATATTCGATGATCAAGCCTGGACCATTGAGTAATAGATTTGCTGAAACGTTCTCAGGAGGTGTATATAAAGAAATAACGCTTTCTGAAGATACAGTTTTCTATCGAGGCGGCCAGAACGGTACTGATTTAGGACGTTTTTTTAGTTACGAGAAACCTCAAGGTATTATCCAAACTCGAATCGATAAAGCAGTCCTGCCTGAATGGCCTGATGGAAGCAAATCAATAATTAATAGTTACTTTGAAGTAGAAATACCTGCTGGCTCAAAGGTCTATATTGGAAATGTCGGTTACCAAACGGGTTTCTATGCGGGTGGTTCAGAACAGGTTTTAATTCCAGCTCCATGGGATATACCAGGAGTGAAAACACTAGGTTTTGGTAATCTAAAATGAAAGCTAATTTTCAGAAATTATTGGTAAAAATAACCCATCTGCTTTCAGATAGTGGTGAAACGAAATGGGCTGCAACATTTCAGAATTTCAGCAAGGACCTGGAGGTAGATTACGACACAACGTTAATCAAGATTAAACGTACATTCGGTGGCGCTGGGTCATTTAATGACGTAGTTTTACATCAAAACGGTCAAATGTTAACTAGTGAAAACAGAGAGTTGAACATACTGCAGGATCAACTTTATGACGCATTAACAGCAGAAATTGTGCGGACAAGAGGTCATTAAGCGCTTAATGATTGCCCCTGACATCCGTACCCGGCATAACGAAAATGTGCTCAGGAAGCGCTGCTATCATCCTATCTCAACGCTGCTGTGTTCCAGCGTAGTAGAGTTACTCTCCCATTCCAACTGCCGCATTTTTCACTGGAACGGAGCAAGAACTCGTGCGTGAACCGTGGAAAACACCTGGTGTTAGAATACTGAATAGTGTGATTTGAAATGATAAATGAAATATAGAAAACGTTAACCAATATTATTAGCGTACTGCGCTCAAACAATGAGAATGCATGGGCCAAAACCTTTGAGACACTTGGTAGTGAACTTGGCGTCGACTGTGAAACTTCAATATTCGCATTAAAAAAAGTTTACGGTGGAATGGGATCATTTAACGATATTGTTCTTCACAAAAATGGGCTACCGCTCCGTAAAGAGAATGACGAGCTGGAAGATTTGAGCCATAGGCTTTACCAGCAACTTTAGCAGGCAAACGATTTAATTAAAAAAGGGTGTTTACTCTAACACTCATCATCAGCGTCGCTGACGCATGCTCAGGGAGATATCCACCCTGAGCTATAAGCGCCTAACTTGCCTTACGTTTTTCGAAAGCGCCGTTGGGCAAAACTCACCGCTTAAGCCGCCCCGCCAAATGGACCGCTACCTCAACCCCGCTGCGTTCCAGCGATATAGACTCCCCTTCCCACGCCGCCTGGCGCGTTAAGCAGGTCAATATGCCGCCGGGCGGCATCTCAATAGCCAGTCGCGCGTCGCGTTCGTTGGCTGAAATGACTGCCTCCTGCCAGCGCACGGTGCGGGCCATATTCATCGCCAGATCGTCGGCGATCTTCTCCGGCTGCCACAGTACGCGGCCGGTGCTGCCGCTAAGATAGGCTAAGCGTGGGCGAGAGAGCGTCACGTTTTCAAACGCCGCCACCAGCTTCTGCGCCGGTTCCGCCAGCAGCGCGCAGTGCGATGGTACGCTGACTGCCAGTCGTTTGGCCTTGCTCGCCCCTTTCGCCAGCGCGCGCTCGGCTACCTGCGCCATCCCGTCATCGCGTCCGGCGATCACGATCTGCGTTTCGGCGTTCAGGTTCGCAATATAGGTTCCGGTGCCTTCGATAAGCTGTTCCACCTGCGGCAGGGTCAAGCCCATAATCGCCGTCAGGCCATAGTCGTGCGGATACGCCTGCTCCATTAAATCGCCACGCAGCGCGACCAGCCTGAGCGCGTCGGTGAAATCCAGCGCGCCCGCGATAACCGCCGCCGGGTATGCGCCAATGGAAAGCCCGCTGACGATATCCGGCGTTACGCCGTGTCGCTCAAGCTCGCGCGCCCAGGCGACACCGGCTATCAGCAGCGAAAGCTGCACCGCGCGGGTATGGGATAACGAAGCAGCGCTATCCAGCGTATCAACCTCCGCCCCCAGCACCTCGCGCGCCTGTGCCAGCTCGGTGCCCGGCAGGTTTTGCAGCATGCCTTCATGCTGCGTGCCCTGCCCCGGAAAAGTAAACAGTATTTTCATCACGCCTCCCTGTGCCACGGGTCCGTCACCAGACGCGGCCCGCGGCGTGTTTTCAGCAGCGTTTTGCCGTCGCGCAGCCACTCCGCCAGCGCAAAGCCGCCCTCGGGCGTATCCACCTGCGTATCTGCCCGGCACAGCGCGCGGCTAAGCCGGGCTTGCCAGGCAGCAAACGCATCGGGGGAGAGAGGCTGCGGCGCGCGGATCAGCAGGTCGAGATCGCTGTCGGCATGGATAACCGGAATGCCGGTTGCCAGCGCGTAACCGGTGCTGCCGGTAATGCCCCACGACCACGGCCACGGCTGCTGGGAAAGTTGCAGCGCCACCTGAACCGGCGGCTGCGTCACAAAGGGCGAGCGCAGCAGATCGGCCGTTACGCTCAGTGATTCGGGCGACACCACACGCAACACGTTTTCTGGCTTCACCCATCCGGCCGCCCGCTGGTCGCGGCGCAATCCGCGCACGCCAACGGGAATACGGCCTTCGCTATCAACATCACGCCGCACCACGACCGGCAGGCCGGTATGCCAGGCCGCCTCCACCCAGGATTCGGTGATGCCTTCCAGCGCGTCACGCGCGGTAAGCCAGATGAGGTCGTGGGGGCGTAATGTTGTGGTCATGATTACATTCCTGAAGTCAACGAGATAAACAGCGGCAGCGACAGGATACACAGTACGGAGCTTAACAGCAGCACGGCTTCCGCATCCGGTGACTGCACGCCAAAGCGGTTACCGAACACCACGCCGAAGAAGCCCGCGGACAGCGCAATCATCAGGATAGCGGTGATCGCCACAGAACCGTGCAGACCGAAGATTAAAACGATACCCCAGGCAATCGCAGGCTGGATCAGCAGCTTGGCGATGGTGGAGGTGATCACCATGGTGTTGATCTGCAGCTTACGGGCAGAGAGGATCACCCCGGTCAGGAACAGCGCAGCTGCGGTGGCAGACAGCCCCAGCGGTTTGATCGCCGCGAGAACCAGTTCCGGCATTTTGATGCCGATAGCGGAGAGGATCACCCCCAGCAGCGGGCCCATAACGATCGGTTTTTTAATCGAGCGCCACATCAGCACCGGCAGCATGGAGAGGGTTGAGCCGGAGTTATTCCCTTCGGCGCGCGCTTTTTCACGCTCAAGGATCAGCAGGCAGAACGGCGTCATCAGTACGGAGCCGCAGGCGATGGAGACCGCCACAGAGAGCGAGGTAGAAGAACTTTCACCCAGCACGCTGCCCAGGATTGGCAGGCCGAGCGCCGCATAGTTCGGCAGGGCGACGGTCAGCGTCAGCACGGCCGCATCCTGCGGAGATTTTTTAAAGACGTTGGTGGCGAGGAAATAGATGGCCGCATAGGTTATCCACATCGCCAGAGTCAGCACCAGAATCAGCGGCGACTGGGCCACGATGCCGGTCCACGGCGTTTGCACGGTGGCGCTGAACAGCGCGGCAGGCAGTGCAAAATCCATGACGAAAATATTAAGCAGGGAAACATTTTTGTTATCGACCATCTTTGCCTTACCGGCCCAGAATCCCAGCAGCATGATGACAAAAATCGGTGCAAGAGCATGAACAATTACGTAAGTCATAAATCACCTGTAGTAAAAAAGTTTAAGCACTGGCGCGATGTTTATTATTTTCAGGATGCAGCCTCCCGTGTGGGCGCAACGAGTGCGCCCACGGGGACGTGCATCTGGCAGGTCTCTTTTTACTTACCAGCTGGCTCGCATGCGTTCGCGAACGAGTGCCGAGCTGCGGCGATTGTCAGCGCCTAAGCGGTTTTTCAGGGTGGCGTCCTGACGCGCGTCGTTGATGGCCTGTTGCAGCGTGGTTTTCACCTGCGCCAGATCGTTATCGGTTGGGGCATCCGGGTTGTTGATATCCAGCAGGCTGGAAAGCAGCCCCAGCGTGGCGTAGTTGCTGATGTCATACGCCATCGGCGGAATGGTGGCCGCCAGTTTTTCCAGCGCCTCCACGGTACGCAGGGTGATACGCGCCGCTGACTCTTTACCCATTGCGTGGATCAGCACCCCTTTGTCGTTAAAGGCGATCAGGCGGTTAGCCTGGTAGCCGTGCGCCAGAAACGCGCCGGACATCGCTTTGCCGACAATCAGGCCAATCACCGGATGACCGGCCAGGCGCGCGTTAGCGTAGGCCGCAGCGGCACCGGCCAGCGCCTGGTGAATACCAAACGCCTCTTCACGACGACCATAGGCCTGACTTGGGACGTCAATCACCGCCACAATCGGGCGTTTAACGGCTTTATCGGCATCAGCGGCAACGGTTTCGCTGACTACTTTTGCCAGCGTCCAGCCTTCAAGCAGGCCCACTTCGCCCTGCGCGGCACGCGGATAGTGGTTGTTGGCATCCGGAACGACGGCGACAAAACGTACCGTTTCACCGTTAAGCTC contains:
- a CDS encoding DUF6966 domain-containing protein, which produces MKANFQKLLVKITHLLSDSGETKWAATFQNFSKDLEVDYDTTLIKIKRTFGGAGSFNDVVLHQNGQMLTSENRELNILQDQLYDALTAEIVRTRGH
- a CDS encoding DUF6966 domain-containing protein; this encodes MRSNNENAWAKTFETLGSELGVDCETSIFALKKVYGGMGSFNDIVLHKNGLPLRKENDELEDLSHRLYQQL
- a CDS encoding malonate decarboxylase holo-ACP synthase codes for the protein MTTTLRPHDLIWLTARDALEGITESWVEAAWHTGLPVVVRRDVDSEGRIPVGVRGLRRDQRAAGWVKPENVLRVVSPESLSVTADLLRSPFVTQPPVQVALQLSQQPWPWSWGITGSTGYALATGIPVIHADSDLDLLIRAPQPLSPDAFAAWQARLSRALCRADTQVDTPEGGFALAEWLRDGKTLLKTRRGPRLVTDPWHREA
- a CDS encoding LysR family transcriptional regulator, translated to MSFDTTSDITFRKLSIFMTFMEKGNIARTAETLGLSGVSVHRALHTLEENVRCPLFTHKGRNLIALPSAWTLLEYCQEVMQVMARGVEESRKIAGIGQGRLRVGTLYSLTLETVPRLIMGMKLRRPDLEMDLTMGSNETLLHMLDEGSLDAILISISESDIDRNSLEVLPLFHDDIFLAAPASASLNTGELADLRDYKDQKFVALAEGFATYAGFQEAFHIAGFEPEIVTRVNDIFSMLSLVQAGVGFTLMPGRMKKVYENSVQLLKLAQPYQMQQLIAIVFARNREQDPSLRALAAEGRMYARSLTADTSAP
- the mdcE gene encoding biotin-independent malonate decarboxylase subunit gamma, with protein sequence MSNSMSRGELWLETLAPNAKRLEGLCPSVQAADGELNGETVRFVAVVPDANNHYPRAAQGEVGLLEGWTLAKVVSETVAADADKAVKRPIVAVIDVPSQAYGRREEAFGIHQALAGAAAAYANARLAGHPVIGLIVGKAMSGAFLAHGYQANRLIAFNDKGVLIHAMGKESAARITLRTVEALEKLAATIPPMAYDISNYATLGLLSSLLDINNPDAPTDNDLAQVKTTLQQAINDARQDATLKNRLGADNRRSSALVRERMRASW
- the mdcH gene encoding malonate decarboxylase subunit epsilon, which codes for MKILFTFPGQGTQHEGMLQNLPGTELAQAREVLGAEVDTLDSAASLSHTRAVQLSLLIAGVAWARELERHGVTPDIVSGLSIGAYPAAVIAGALDFTDALRLVALRGDLMEQAYPHDYGLTAIMGLTLPQVEQLIEGTGTYIANLNAETQIVIAGRDDGMAQVAERALAKGASKAKRLAVSVPSHCALLAEPAQKLVAAFENVTLSRPRLAYLSGSTGRVLWQPEKIADDLAMNMARTVRWQEAVISANERDARLAIEMPPGGILTCLTRQAAWEGESISLERSGVEVAVHLAGRLKR
- a CDS encoding AEC family transporter, which encodes MTYVIVHALAPIFVIMLLGFWAGKAKMVDNKNVSLLNIFVMDFALPAALFSATVQTPWTGIVAQSPLILVLTLAMWITYAAIYFLATNVFKKSPQDAAVLTLTVALPNYAALGLPILGSVLGESSSTSLSVAVSIACGSVLMTPFCLLILEREKARAEGNNSGSTLSMLPVLMWRSIKKPIVMGPLLGVILSAIGIKMPELVLAAIKPLGLSATAAALFLTGVILSARKLQINTMVITSTIAKLLIQPAIAWGIVLIFGLHGSVAITAILMIALSAGFFGVVFGNRFGVQSPDAEAVLLLSSVLCILSLPLFISLTSGM